In the Drosophila teissieri strain GT53w chromosome 3R, Prin_Dtei_1.1, whole genome shotgun sequence genome, AAGTTGGACAGGCGGTATCGTTCGTGGACACTGTATTTCCATATACACAGGCCACCAGCACCAGGCAGCAGAGGGTCAAAGTTTGGCTCATCATTTTGAAGTTGTTTTACTTtcgttgtttattatttggtttctACCGACGAATGGGTTCTCTCTGTAGTAGCTGTCGATCTCAATTGGTATGACTGTCTGAAgtttcattgatttttatatatttttatggcactcTCTAGCTACTAGTAGATAGTTTATCAGTTATAGAGTGAAGATAAGAGCGGCTTCTTATCAgcgagccaaacaaaaactcgTTTATATAGTCTACAAAGTTCTACAAGGCACCGGCACTGTTTCGGTGAGTAACTGTGCTTATACCCTTAAAGGGGGTATACCTATTACGAGAATATGTTTGTTGGGCTTTTACATTCATTATACTAACTTACACGTTATTCGCAAgtgaaatgttttgttttgcggttTCTGTCAAACTTTCCGTTACTTGCAAGTTTCTGAATAAGTAGACACTTGCATAATTATTAAGAAAATGACATTTTTGAAAACCGCAGAATTTTGAAGATTCGGTTGATAGTGCATTATTTGATTTTGGTATAAAATGGGTGACCACTGTTGTGGATACTCGCATTTGTGGAGTCTCAACGCTTCAAGTGACTTTACATTAGTAAGTTTCTTACCAAGTCCTACAGGATTAGGCACCATTAGTTAGTTTCCTACCAAGACCTACAGGATTAGGCACCTACAAAATGGGCGACAAGAAGAATCTCCTCCTGCTGTTCGATCATCCGACGGAGCCCGTGTTCATGGACAAAGGTGGCGATGGCACCTTGTTCAATGTACCCGACCACTACCTGACCGATCAGTACACGAAGATCTGCAAGAAGGCGCAGTACCGGATCGGCGGTAGTAAAGCGAGAATGATAGACCTCAAGGAGATCTCCATTCCCGATCTCAGCTTCCCCATGTCCTTGGGCCGTACCGAGCAGTTCTCACTGATGCTGAAGTCCCACCGCCAGATGGCGGGCCACCTGATCGAGGTCTTTACCAAACTGCTTTCCGTGGAGGATCTCCTAAGTGTGGCCGCCTATGCCAGGGATCGTGTTAACCCTGTAATGTTTCATTATGCCCTATCGGTGGCTCTGCTCCATCGTCCTGACACCCAGGGCCTAGATCTGCCATCCTTTGCGCAAAGCTTTCCAGATCGATTCATCGACTCGCAGGTACTGCGCTCAGTACGCGAGCAATCGTTCGTGGTGGAGGAATCGGAGTCGCGGGTTCCGATTGTTGTACCAGTTAACTATACCGCCTCCGATCTGGATCACGAGCACCGTCTGTGGTACTTCCGCGAGGATCTGGGCATCAACCTGCAccactggcactggcatcTCGTCTATCCCATCGAGATCAGCGATGGCGCCGATCGCCGGATAGTGGATAAGGATCGCCGTGGCGAGCTCTTCTACTATATGCACCAGCAGGTGATGGCCCGCTACAACGCCGAGCGATTGAGCAATCACATGGCCCGGGTTCAGCCGCTTAACGACTTGGATGAACCCATTGCCGAGGGCTACTTCCCCAAGATGGACTCCACGGTGGCCAGTCGGGCCTATCCTCCGCGATTCGATGACACCCAGCTGAGCGATGTCGACCGCCCGGCCAACCAGATCAAAGTGGGGCTCAACGACATGAAGCGGTGGATCGATCGCATCTACCAAGCCATCCACCAGGGCTACGTTTTGGATGTGAGTCTTGGCAATTCTCCTTTCAATAAGTTTTCATGAAGTCCCTAATCGAATTTTCCAGACTAACAATGAAAGGATTCAGTTGGATGAAGTAAAGGGCATTGACTACCTCGGCAACATTATTGAAGCCTCCGTATTGTCGCCCAATACAGCACTGGTAAGATGAGCTACTTTGCCACTCCTATGCATAGTTACTAGATTATCCAATCTGCAGTACGGTGATGTGCACAACATGGGTCACGTCTTGATCTCGTACTCCCACGATCCGACCAACAAGCATTTGGAGAACCAGGGTGTGATGGGGGACTCTACCACTGCGATGCGCGACCCAGTCTTCTACAAGTGGCACGCGTTCATTGACAACATTTTCCAGGAGCACAAGGGGCGGCTTCCGGCCTACACCGAGGAAGACCTGAGCTATCCCGGCATTACGGTGCAAAACATCAATGTGATTAGCCAGGATAGGATCAACAGGATAACCACCTTCTGGCAGGAGTCGGATGTGGATATGTCCCGTGGCGTCGACTTTGTGCCCCGTGGCAGTGTCGTTGCTCGATTCACCCATCTGCAGCACAACCCATTCACCTACTCCATTAATGTGGTCAACTCCACCGGAGCCACCAAGTTCGGCTACGTGCGCATCTTCATGGCGCCCAAGCTGGATGATCGCAACGCTCCCATGTTTATGGCGGACCAGCGCCGCATGATGATTGAGCTGGACAAGGTTGGGATTTCGATTCCACCCGGACAACATAGGTTTGTACGCAGCTCCACGGAATCGAGTGTAACCATTCCGTTTAACCGCACTTTCCGCAATCTGGACAACAACCGTGGGGCTGCGAATTCTGCGGAGGAGTTGGAGAACTTTTTCTGCGGCTGCGGTTGGCCCAATCACATGTTGGTCCCAAAGGGTCGTGTTGAGGGCATGAGCTTTGAGTTGTTCGTCATGATTTCCAACTATGACAATGAAAGGGTAAGTGACTCAAAGGAATCGATGGAGTTGTCCTGACGTTTCACCATCTCCAGGTTGACCAGACACTTGTGGGTAGCTGCAGCGATGCCGCCTCCTACTGTGGAGTCCGTGATCGCCTTTACCCAGATCGCCGCTCCATGGGCTTCCCCTTCGATCGCGTGCCTCGCATGAGTGCAGTTTTGCTGAAGGACTTCCTAACGCCCAACATGAGCACTGTGGAAGTCAACATTACCCACGAGGACCGCACTGTAAAGCTTCCCTAATTGGCGAACTTATCCTGAGCTATATGTATCCATGTATATCTATATTATAAATGTAGCAATTCGGTTTTAAAAGTgcattgtattttatttaaaaataattgtatgtatatctccgttttgttttgtaagtAAGAGTATCTAAACGTGTTCTAAAAAATGTTGACTTACCTTCTGGAAACTTTATTTTACTTGTCTGCTGTCTGGGAAAGATCTATTTTCATAACAGCATCATCAGTATTCTCGCTACTATCTTGTTTATTACAGATATCAACGATTCTTTCTGAAATTATTGATAATATCGGGGAAGAAACTTCTATATTACTCTTATTGCTATGGTTGTGATATCATTGTTTACCAACAAGTTGAGgcaatgtttttcttttggcaaATGACTTATGTTTTTTTAGGAACTGCGTGGTACTTTTTTCATCATTTTATCGGATGTTTTGATTGTTGGCAATCTGGTGTTTTGATTATGTTATCAACGTTCtaatgatttcatttaaaacatttaacaataatttccCGTTCATTATAAAATAGTTATCAAGACccaagttttaaaaaaatccCCCATTCCCTTCACTTCCAATAGTTTTGACAAATGATCTTGTTTCTCGCCACACATTTCGGTCTAATTCGGTTACAACATTCCGACCGCCCACATGGTTGCACAGTTCATCGAAACGGCCCATCTCCATGGGGCATAATGGTAATTGAGGCCTCTCGTCGCGCCGCACAGAAGACGAGATGGGATGGGGGGAATCCCAATAGCCGGCGGTGGCCAAGGGAGCGTGGTGGCCGGGCCTAATCACCGTTTAATGGTGTTCACACACTTGTTGCTGACGGCGCCCTCCATAGACCTGGCCAAAACCAACAGGCCTGGCCAATCAATGACCGCTAAGCGAATGCTCGTCACGCACGCGAAGGCCGCTCCGCTGGTCATCGAGAATTGGGTACACACGCGTCCATTAAACCCATCAAACCGAAGACTACGAGCCAcaacccattcccattcccagtcccATTCCCAGTCCCATTCTCACTCCCATTTTCACAATCCCAGATCCGAAGCCTAACACAAAGAACCACGGCCAAGACAGCGCGGCACAGGATCAGGTTGACTCGGTGCACAGGTATGCAAATGAGCCACTGCCCATCCAGATAGCCATCGGAGTCGCGTCCCCCCGGACTCATCGCTATCATCGCCCATCGGCATGAACAGTGTCATCAGCATTATCAACGGCATTCCATGATGGGTTCTTTCTTCCAATTTTCAATTCTTTCGTGCAGACAAGCCTCGCTTTGCATACCAAATTAATTATGTGCTGTCAAAGGCAATTTAACAAAAACTTATATTGCTACTTAATTTACGTCACGGCGCTACCAGAACTTCTTCGCTTTTGAATGGGTATACGTGTTCTAGCATAGATATAGGGAATATATATTTCGGATTTTTATAAATAccaatttatataaacttaTATAAATGATTAGTATGTCTAAGCATGTGTATCCGTTAAGGAAATCATCTGTACTAGCAATTTCGTGCTAACTAGTAATAAAGCTAAATCTAAATTACCTTGTATATCTCAGTAAAGAAAGAGTATTTGAAGAGTCGGATATTTTCGAATTGTTCCCGATCTTTCTGGTTATTCATGTTGGtctttcatttgattttacCCAACTCCTCCGTTTGCCCCTCCCCGGCTGTCGacatcaatttgcatttttagtGTAGGAGAAATGCGTTTGAGATTGATAGAGAAGGACGGACAGAGTGTGTGAAAGAGTGGGAATCGTGTGAGGGACCTGCGTCGGATTGTGATTCCCTAGCCAAGGCGATTATCTTTTGCGGCAACTGTTTTTATGCCCAATTTCAACGTCCGCCTCGAGACACCTTGGCATGTGAATCGATGTCTTGAGGTGTTGACGTCTACatgttgcattttaattgtggTTTTTGGTGTTTGGTTCTCGGTATTGCAATCTTGGGGTTTTCCCCGCCTGTCGGTCGGCCTTTCTCCACTCCCTCGCCGACTCATAAATAAGTTGTACGACAAGCGACAACCAGCCAACAGTCACCAGCCCGTTTGCCAGGAGCTGCCGTGAAGTTATGCGCACGATATCCATATTTGGACGCACACAGGTGGCGATGGTGGCCTTAGCCAAGGTGATAGCCATAACACTTGGctcttggccaacttggcTTGCGGCGAGCACATCACACCTTCTGGCCACAATGGCCACAAGACAAGGCTGGCCACAAGGTTGACCATTTTGGGACAGCGCT is a window encoding:
- the LOC122618920 gene encoding phenoloxidase 3-like, which encodes MGDKKNLLLLFDHPTEPVFMDKGGDGTLFNVPDHYLTDQYTKICKKAQYRIGGSKARMIDLKEISIPDLSFPMSLGRTEQFSLMLKSHRQMAGHLIEVFTKLLSVEDLLSVAAYARDRVNPVMFHYALSVALLHRPDTQGLDLPSFAQSFPDRFIDSQVLRSVREQSFVVEESESRVPIVVPVNYTASDLDHEHRLWYFREDLGINLHHWHWHLVYPIEISDGADRRIVDKDRRGELFYYMHQQVMARYNAERLSNHMARVQPLNDLDEPIAEGYFPKMDSTVASRAYPPRFDDTQLSDVDRPANQIKVGLNDMKRWIDRIYQAIHQGYVLDTNNERIQLDEVKGIDYLGNIIEASVLSPNTALYGDVHNMGHVLISYSHDPTNKHLENQGVMGDSTTAMRDPVFYKWHAFIDNIFQEHKGRLPAYTEEDLSYPGITVQNINVISQDRINRITTFWQESDVDMSRGVDFVPRGSVVARFTHLQHNPFTYSINVVNSTGATKFGYVRIFMAPKLDDRNAPMFMADQRRMMIELDKVGISIPPGQHRFVRSSTESSVTIPFNRTFRNLDNNRGAANSAEELENFFCGCGWPNHMLVPKGRVEGMSFELFVMISNYDNERVDQTLVGSCSDAASYCGVRDRLYPDRRSMGFPFDRVPRMSAVLLKDFLTPNMSTVEVNITHEDRTVKLP